The DNA region AAAGATCACGGGCGCGCCGGCGGCGATCAGGGCGATGCCTATGCCCAGTCCGATCACCACGCCCGCCGCGCCGCCCACCAGCGACACCACCACCGCCTCGCTCAGGAACTGGCGCTGGATATCGCGCTGGCGCGCGCCGGTGGCCATGCGGATGCCGATCTCCCGCGTGCGCTCGCGCACCGTCATCAGCATGATGTTCATCACTCCTATGCCTCCCACCAGCAGCGAGATGGCCGCGATCAGCCCCAGCATCATGGTCAGGGTCTGCTGGGTCTCCTGCTGCGCCTGCACGGCCGCGGCCGCGTTGAATATCTTGAAGTCCTGCATGTGGTGCGCCTCGGTCAGCGCCTCCGTGATGAGCTTTTCCGTCGCGGCGGACTTGGAGACGTCGTCGAGCAGCACCGAGATCCAGGACAGGTTGGTGATGCCCAACACCCGCCGGCTGCCGGTGGAGAAAGGAATCAGCACCACGTCGTCGTCGTCGGAATCTCCGGTGATCGCGCCCTTCTCCTTCATCTCGCCGATGACCTGGAAGGGCACGTTGTTGACCAGCACGTATTGCCCGATCGGATCCCGTTCGCCGTACAGCCGCTGGCGCACTTTCTTGCCCAGGACGATCACGGTTGCCAGTTGGCGGTCGTCCGCCTCGGTGAAGAACAAGCCGCGCGACGGCTCCCAGTTCAGGATGGCGGGCGCGTGGCTGGTCACCGACCAGACCGAGACCGAGGTGTCGACGTTGCCGGCGCGCAGCGTGACCTGGCCCTTGAGGAAAGGAATCGCATCGGCGACGTTGGGCACGCGCCGCACGATGGCCACGTCGGCCTCCGACAGGGTGCCGCCCGGCGCACGCGGGTTGTCGCTGCCCGGGATGACGTACATGCGCTTCGTCCCGTAGATGGCCATTTTCTCCAGCACCTTGGCCTGCGTGCCCGCGCCGATGGCCAGCATGACGATGACCGACGCCACGCCGATGATGATGCCCAGCAGCGTCAACAGCGTGCGGAAGCGGTTCACCGCCAGGGCGCGCCGGGCCGAGACCAACGCCTCGCGCATATCGGCCCAGGCGCTGGCGGTGTGCGAGACGCCCTCCGCCATGCGCGCGGCGAAGTCGCGGGTCGCCGCCGGCGTGGCCGGGGGCGTGGCCGCCGCGCCGCCGGAATCGGCGATCACGCGGCCGTCGCGCACCTCGATGATGCGGCGCGCCTGCCCGGCGACGTCGCGGTCGTGGGTAATGAGGATGATAGTGTGGCCGGCGTCGGCCAGTTCCCTGAGCAAGGCCATCACCTCCGCCCCGCTCTTGCTGTCCAGCGCGCCCGTGGGCTCGTCGGCCAGGATGATGTGGCCGCCGTTCATCAAGGCGCGGGCGATGGAGGCGCGCTGCTGCTGTCCGCCGGACAACTGGTTGGGCAGGTGCTCCATGCGCTCCTCCAGGCCCAGGCGGGCCAGCAGGGCGCGCGCGCGGGCCTCGCGCTCGCGCGCCGAGCCGCCGGCGTAGACAGCCGGCACCTCGACGTTGCGCAAGGCATCCAGGGTGCGGATCAGGTGATAGCCCTGGAACACGAAGCCGAAGGCCTCGCGGCGCAGCCAGGCCAATTCGTCGGCGGAGAAGGTGGCGATGTCCTGCCCGGCGTAGCGATACTCGCCGGCGGTGGGACGGTCCAGGCAGCCCAGTATGTTCATGAGCGTCGACTTGCCCGACCCGGACGCCCCCATGATGGCGACGAACTCGCCCTCGGCGATGGACAGCGACACGCCGCGCAGCACCTCGGTCGCCGGGCTGCCGTCCGCCCCGCCGTAGGACTTGCGGATATCGCGCAGCTCGATCAGCGCCGGCGTCCGTTCCGCGCCCGCCGCTACCATTGGACCTTCCCGTCCGCGGCGCGCACGCGGTGGATCGCCGTGATGATGCGGTCGCCCGCCTGCAAGCCCGACAGCACTTCCGCCTGCAGGCGGTCGCGCACGCCCGTCCGGACTTCGCGGGCGGCGATATGGCCGTCGGCTTCCTGGACCTGCGCGGTGTAGACCCCCGGCTTGTCCGCCACGGGATGCAGGGACGGCAGGGGCGCCAGCACCACGTCCTTGGCCGCGCTTTCGACGAAGAACACCTGCGCGCTCATTTGCGGCATCAAGGCGCCGTCCGCGTTGTCGACGTCGAACAGGACGGTGTAGAGGACGACCTTGCCGGCGCCGGAAGCGGCCGCCGTTTTCTGGCTGCTGCCCGAGGTATCGGATTCGGGCGGATTGGGCGGCGCGGGCAGGATCTGGCGCACGCGCCCCGTCCAGCGGCGGTCCTCGCCCAGGGTCTTGAAATAGACCGCCATGCCCGGCTTGACGCGCCGCACGTCGGCCTCGGACACGTCCGTCCAGACGGTCATCGACGAAAGGTCGGCGATGCGCAGGATCTTGGGCGTCTGGTAGGTGGCGTTCAGCGTCTGCCCTTCGCGCGCGTCCAGCGTGACGATGGTGCCCGGCATGGGCGCATAGATACGGGTGTAGCCCAGTTGCGCCTGGTCGCCCTTCAGGGTGGACGAGGCGCCGGCGATCTGGGCCTTGAGGTTGGCGACGCGCGCCTCGGCCACGCGCAGGTCGGCATAGGCGGTCTGCACGTCCTCTTCGCGGGTGGAGCCTTCGCGGGCCATGCGTTTCTGGCGTTCGTACTGCTGCCGGGCCAGGGCGCTCTGGGCCTCCTGCTCGGCGCGCTGGGCGCGCAGGCCGTCGAGCGCGGCGACGTCGGCGTCGACCTTGGCCTGCTGGACCGAGGGGTCGATTTCCACCAGCAGGTCCCCCTTGTTGACCTTGTCGCCCGGCTGCACGGCGATGCGGCGGATCTCGCCGGAGGCCTGGGCGCCCACGTCCACATAGCTGCGCGGCTGCAGCGTGCCCAGCGCGGTGACGTTGACCTCGATATCGCCACGGGCGATGGCCACGGTGTCGACGACCTCGCGCGTGCGCAGCAGGGCCCAGGCGCAGAGCGCCAGGAGAACGATGACGACGGGGATGACGATGCGGGAAAGCGGCCGTTTCGATGACTTGGGCATTCAGTGTCTCAATGCGGGAAATTCCGTCTCGTTCGAAGACTGCGATTCAGCGGCTGCCGCCCTGTTCCGCGAGGGAGCGAAACGGGGCATCTTATAGACATAGACGCACGAGCGAGGCATTTCCCCCACTTTCCGCGGAAAAAATTTTCGTCAGGCATCGGCATGCGGATCGAGCGCCGGGCGGCAAGGGGCCGATGCGGCGCTCATAGTACAAATAAGAATCAATATTAACAATGAGATGCGGCGCGGGAATCTCCGCCGCCTGACGTTTGGCTGTCGGCGCAACCCGCCGGCGGGCTGACGCCGGTCTTCATCGTCGGGCGATGACGCGCCGACGCACCGGCCATCGCCAGTAGCACGCGCATCCCGGCCGCCGCCGCGCGATTTTTCAATTTGCCCGTTTCGCTTTATTCTCCGCGCCAAACATGAGCCGAACATGAGCATGGGACGAGGAGACATTCGTGGATCATGGCTTGCTGCCGGCCGCCATCCTGGTGGCCGTGACCATCGCGCTGTGGGCGACCGCGCGCCTGCCCGAGTATCTGGTCGCCTTGCTGTTCTTCGCGGCCGCCGCGATCCTGCATGTCGCGCCGGTCGACGTCGTCTTCTCCGGCTTCGCCTCGGCGGCGTTCTGGCTGGTGCTCAGCGGCTTCGTGCTGGGCCTGGCCATCCGCAAGGTCGGCCTGGCCGATCGCATGGCCGGCGCGCTGGCCGCGCAATTGAACGGCTCGTGGCCGCGCATGGTGGGCGGCGTGATCCTGCTGACCTATGGCCTGGCCTTCGTCATGCCGTCGAACATGGGGCGCATCGCCCTGCTCATGCCCATCGTGATGGCGCTGGCCGATCGCGCCGGCCTGGCCGAGGGCAGCCGCGGGCGCTATGGCCTGGCCCTGGCGGTCGGCATGGGCACCTACCAGTTGTCGGCCAGCATTCTTCCGGCCAACGTCCCCAACCTGGTCATGGCGGGCGCGGCGGAACAGGCCTATGGCCTGCATTTCGCCTATCTCTCGTATCTCTGGCTGCATGCGCCGGTGATGGGGATACTGAAGGGCCTGGCGCTGCTCGGCTGCATCTGCCTGATGTTCCCCGCGCGGCCGCAGCCCGTCGCCGCCGGCGCGGCCCGCGCGCCCTTGAGCCGTGGCGAAAAGCGCCTGAGCGCGCTGCTGGCCATTACGCTGGCGCTGTGGATGACCGACGCCTGGCACGGCATTTCGCCCGCCTGGGTGGGCCTGGCGGCCGCCTGCGTCTGCCTGCTCCCCCGCGTGGGTTTTCTCAACGGCGACGAATTCGCCGCCGGCGTGAATATCCGCACCTGCATCTACGTCGCCGCCATCCTGGGCCTGGCCGCGGTGGTCACCGCCTCCGGCCTGGGACATGCCATCGGACGCTGGCTGCTGGCCCTGCTGCCCCTGGACCCGGCGCAGCCGCTGCGCACCTTCTACGCGCTCGTCGGCCTGACCGGCGTGCTCAATTTCGTCGTCACCGCCAACGGCGTGCCGGCGCTGTTCACCCCGCTGGCGCAGGCGCTGGCCGACGGCAGCGGGCTGCCCCTGCTGACCGTGCTGATGATCCAGGTGATCGGCTACGCGACGCCGGTCCTGCCCTACCAGGCCGCGCCCTTCGTCGTCGCCATGGGCATGGGCAAGGTCCCGCCGCGCGCGGGCCTGGCGCTATGCCTGGCCGTCGCCCTGATCACCGTCGTCGTGCTGGTGCCGCTGGACTACGGCTGGTTCAAGCTGCTCGGCTGGCTGCCCGCGCCGTCCTGAAACGCAAGGTGGTGGACGAAGAGCTTGGCCGCGGTCGGCAAGGCATCGAAGGCGCGCACGCAAATCTGGATCTTGCGCCGCGCCCAGGCCTCCGACAGCGGGATGATGCGAAAGTCGAACATCACCGAATAACGACGCGCGATTTCCAGCGGCAGCACGCCCACGCCCAGCCCCGAATTGACCATGAAGCACAAGGCATCGAAACCGGTGCATTGCACCTTGAGCCGGATGGTGCGCTTCTCGTCGTCGGCGGCGTTCGTCAGCACGCGATTGATCGCGCTGCCGCGATGCAGGCCGATGAAGTCGTAGTCCAGGGCATCGGCGAAGCGGAAGCCCGGCTTGCCGGCCAGCGGATGGCCGGCCGGCACCACCAGGGCCAGGACATCCTCGCGATAGGGAAACACCTCGACGTCGTAGCCGGCGGCTTCCCCGGAAAAAATGCCGACGTCGGCCGCGTTCTCCGCCACGGACTTGATGATGGTGGACGTGATTTTTTCTTCCAGGTCCACCTGCACATTGGGATACTCGCCGAGAAATCGCTTGATATCGTCGGGCAGGAACTGGGTGATGGCGGAAATATTGGCCTGCACCCGGATGAAGCCGCGCAGGCCGATCGCGTATTCGCTCATGTGCACGGCGATTTCGTCCAGCTCGTGCAAGGCGCGGCGCGCCATGATGGACAGCTCCATGCCCGCCGGCGTCGGCCGTATGCCCTTGTTCGTGCGTGTCAGCAGCCGGATGCGCAGCGTTTCTTCCAGTTCGCTGATGCGCTTGCTGACGGCGGCCGCGGCAATGTGCTCGCGTTCCGCCGCGGCGGCGATGGTGCCCAGTTCAACCACGCTGATGAAGAGCTTGAGGGAAAGCGGATCGAGACGCATGGCACGCGAAAAAAAACCGGAGGCGCGCCTATTGTAGCCACGGCGCTGTCTTGCCATCGCGAACGGCGATGGCAGCATCACAAATCGCTGCTTTTGGCCGGTGCAAGGCCGTTGCTAGACTGCGGAAAAATACCAGCAGGCGGCGGCTTTCCCCCTGGAAAACGGCGTGCCGCCGGAAGAAGCGAGCGAGACAGGCATGACTTTGAATGACGGCCAGTTGCTGCGGCAGCAGGCATATATCGGCGGCGCCTGGTGCGATGCCGACGACAAGGCCACCATCACGGTGCGCAATCCCTACGACGGCAGCCCGCTGGGCACGGTCCCCAACCTGGGGGCGGCCGAGACCGCGCGCGCCATCGCGGCAGCCGATGGCGCCCTGCCCGCCTGGCGCGCCAAGACCGGCAAGGAACGCGGCGCCATCCTGCGCAAGTGGCACCAGTTGATCGAACGGCACAGCGACGACCTGGCCCTGCTGCTCACCCTGGAGCAGGGCAAACCCCTGGCCGAGGCCCGCGGCGAATTGAACTATGCGCTGTCCTTCGTCGAATGGTTCGCCGAGGAAGCCAAGCGCATCTATGGCGACGTCCTGCCCACGCCGCGCGGCGACCAGCGCCTGCTGGCGATCCGGCAGCCGGTCGGCGTCGTGGCGGCCATCATCGCCTGGAATTTCCCTTCGGCCCTGGTCACGCGCAAGGTCAGCCCGGCGCTGGCCGCCGGCTGCACCGTGGTGCTCAAGCCTTCCGAGTTGACGCCCTTCACCGCGCTGGCCCTGGCCTGGCTGGGCGAGCAGGCCGGCATTCCGCCCGGCGTCCTGAACGTGGTGACGGGCGACCCGGCGCCCATCGGCGGCGAGCTCTCGGGCAACGCCACGGTGCGCAAGCTCACCTTCACCGGATCGACCGCGACCGGCCGGCTGCTGATGCAGCAGAGCGCGTCGAACATCAAGAAACTGTCGCTGGAACTGGGCGGCAACGCGCCCTTCATCGTGTTCGAGGACGCCGACCTGGACGAGGCCGTCCAGGGCCTGATGGCGTCCAAGTTCCGCAACGCCGGCCAGACCTGCGTCTGCGCCAATCGCGTCTATGTCCACAGCGCGGTGGCCGCGGCCTTCGGCGAGAAACTGCGCGCCGCCATCGAAGGCATGAAATTGGGCAATGGCCTGGAGCCGGGCGTGACCATCGGTCCGCTGATCGACCGGCGCGCGGTCGACAAGGTCGGCCGCCTGGTCGCCGACGCCACGGCCAAGGGCGCGCGCCTGCTGGCCGGCGGCGATCTCGCCCAACCCGGCACGCTGCTGTTCCAGCCCACGCTGCTGGACGGCATCACGGACGGCATGGACATCGCGCACGAAGAAATCTTCGGCCCGGTGGTCGGCCTGAGCACTTTCGAATCGGAAGCCGAGGCACTGGCGCGGGCCAACGACAGCGAGTCGGGCCTGGCCGCCTATTTCTATACCGCCGACATGGAACGGGTCTGGCGCGTGATGGAAGCCTTGGAATACGGCATCGTCGGCGTGAATACCGGCGCCGTCTCCAACGAAGTCGGCCCCTTCGGCGGCGTCAAGGAATCCGGCGTGGGCCGCGAAGGCTCCAAATACGGGATCGAGGAATTCCTCGAACTCAAGTACGTCTGCCTCGCGGGCAAGTCGCTCGGCGCGGCGGCGTGAACCGTTCGGGCCTTTTTTCTTTCAGTGGCAATTCTTGCGTGGACAGGCGGCCGCCGCCTGCGGACAGGTCATGAATCCAGCACAGCAGGCATCCTTGCGCGATGCCGACAGCTTCGATTACGTCATCGTCGGCTCGGGCGCGGCCGGCGCCATCCTGGCCAATCGCCTCAGCGCCGGCGGCGCCTCGGTCTGCGTGCTGGAGGCGGGCCCGCCCGACCGCAGTCCCTTCCTGCATATCCCGGCCGGCTTCATCAAGGCGGTATTCAACCCGACCTACGCCTGGCAGTTCTCCAGCGAGCCCACGCCCCTGACCAATGGCCGCCGCGTCCCCATCCCGCAAGGCCGCACGCTGGGCGGGTCCACCTCCATCAACGGCCTGGTCTACAACCGCGGCCAGGCCGCCGACTACGATCACTGGGCCAGCCTGGGCAATGCCGGCTGGTCCTATGAAGAGGTGCTGCCCTATTTCAAGTCCATGGAACGGCGCGCCGGCGGCGACGACCGCTATCGCGGCCGCGACGGCGAACTGCCGGTCAGCGACATCGACTGGATACATCCCCTGTGCGAGGCCTTCATGGCCGGCGCGCAGGAACTGGGCATGCCGCGCAATCCCGACTACAACGGCGCCAGCCAGGCCGGCGTCGGCTACTTCCAGCGCACCATAGACCGCGGCTGGCGCATGAGCACGGCGCGCTGCTTCCTGAAGCCGGCCCAGGCGCGCCACGCGCTCACGGTGCGCACCCACGCCCAGGCCACCCGCATCCTGTTCGACGGACTGCGCGCGGCCGGCGTGGCCTACTGCGACCCGCGCCAGCCCTCGGCCGCGCGCGCCGTGAAGGCGCGCCGCGAGGTCATCGTCTCCAGCGGCGCCATCAATACGCCCAAGCTGCTGCAGCTCTCCGGCCTGGGACCCGCCGAATTCCTGCGCGGGCAAGGCATCGCGGTCGTGCGCGACCTGCCCGGCGTGGGCGAGAACCTGAGCGACCATTATTCGGTTCGCGTGGTGGCGCGCGTGAAGAACATGCAGACGATGAACCAGTTGGTCAAGGGCCTGCGGCTGGCCGGCCAGATCGGCCGCTGGTTGCTGAAGAAGCCCAGCATCATGGCGCTCAGCCCCTCGCTGCTGCACTATTTCTGGCAGTCGCGGCCCGGCCTGGACGCGCCCGACCTGCAAGGCGTGTTCACCCCCGCCAGCTACAAGGAAGGCTATGTCGGCGTGCTCGACGACTTTCCCGGCATGACCACCGGCATCTGGCAGCACCGGCCGCAAAGCCGCGGCCAGGTGCGCGTGCGCTCCAGCGATCCGATGCAGGACCCGGTCATCAATGCCAACTACCTCGCGCATCCCGACGACCAGATCACCCTGGTGCGCGGCATCCGCCTGGCGCGCAGCCTGTTGCAGTCGCAGGCGCTGGCGCAGTATTTCGATGGCGAATCGCTGCCCGGCGCGCTGTGCCAGTCGGACGACGAATTGCTCCACTTCGCGCGCCAATACGGCGTGTCGTCCTATCACGTCAACGGCACGGCGCGCATGGGTCCCGCCGACGATCCGCTGGCGGTGGTCGACCCGCAGTTGCGGGTGCGCGGCGTGCAGGCGCTGCGCGTGGTCGATTCCTCCGTCATACCGGCCATGCCGTCGGCGAACATCTGCGCGGCGACCATGATGATAGGCAACAAGGCCGCCGACCTGATCCGGCGCACCGGGTAGGCGTCGAATAAGCATCGAATAGGCATCGAACCCGTTACCCACGCAGTCCACCACGAACGCAGTCCCCGGCAATACGAGCCCATACCTATCGCGAGTCGCGCCGCCCGGGCGGCGTCCTCGAAGGAGAGAGACACAGTGAACAAGACCTTCATCAAGCGCGCGCGCATCGCCATGCTGGCGGCCGCCCTGGCCGGCGCGAGCGCCGCCGCCCTGGCCGACGACATCAAGATCGGCTTCAACAGCGACATGTCGGCCACCGGCAGCGC from Bordetella genomosp. 10 includes:
- a CDS encoding GMC family oxidoreductase, producing MNPAQQASLRDADSFDYVIVGSGAAGAILANRLSAGGASVCVLEAGPPDRSPFLHIPAGFIKAVFNPTYAWQFSSEPTPLTNGRRVPIPQGRTLGGSTSINGLVYNRGQAADYDHWASLGNAGWSYEEVLPYFKSMERRAGGDDRYRGRDGELPVSDIDWIHPLCEAFMAGAQELGMPRNPDYNGASQAGVGYFQRTIDRGWRMSTARCFLKPAQARHALTVRTHAQATRILFDGLRAAGVAYCDPRQPSAARAVKARREVIVSSGAINTPKLLQLSGLGPAEFLRGQGIAVVRDLPGVGENLSDHYSVRVVARVKNMQTMNQLVKGLRLAGQIGRWLLKKPSIMALSPSLLHYFWQSRPGLDAPDLQGVFTPASYKEGYVGVLDDFPGMTTGIWQHRPQSRGQVRVRSSDPMQDPVINANYLAHPDDQITLVRGIRLARSLLQSQALAQYFDGESLPGALCQSDDELLHFARQYGVSSYHVNGTARMGPADDPLAVVDPQLRVRGVQALRVVDSSVIPAMPSANICAATMMIGNKAADLIRRTG
- a CDS encoding NAD-dependent succinate-semialdehyde dehydrogenase, with the protein product MTLNDGQLLRQQAYIGGAWCDADDKATITVRNPYDGSPLGTVPNLGAAETARAIAAADGALPAWRAKTGKERGAILRKWHQLIERHSDDLALLLTLEQGKPLAEARGELNYALSFVEWFAEEAKRIYGDVLPTPRGDQRLLAIRQPVGVVAAIIAWNFPSALVTRKVSPALAAGCTVVLKPSELTPFTALALAWLGEQAGIPPGVLNVVTGDPAPIGGELSGNATVRKLTFTGSTATGRLLMQQSASNIKKLSLELGGNAPFIVFEDADLDEAVQGLMASKFRNAGQTCVCANRVYVHSAVAAAFGEKLRAAIEGMKLGNGLEPGVTIGPLIDRRAVDKVGRLVADATAKGARLLAGGDLAQPGTLLFQPTLLDGITDGMDIAHEEIFGPVVGLSTFESEAEALARANDSESGLAAYFYTADMERVWRVMEALEYGIVGVNTGAVSNEVGPFGGVKESGVGREGSKYGIEEFLELKYVCLAGKSLGAAA
- a CDS encoding LysR family transcriptional regulator, giving the protein MRLDPLSLKLFISVVELGTIAAAAEREHIAAAAVSKRISELEETLRIRLLTRTNKGIRPTPAGMELSIMARRALHELDEIAVHMSEYAIGLRGFIRVQANISAITQFLPDDIKRFLGEYPNVQVDLEEKITSTIIKSVAENAADVGIFSGEAAGYDVEVFPYREDVLALVVPAGHPLAGKPGFRFADALDYDFIGLHRGSAINRVLTNAADDEKRTIRLKVQCTGFDALCFMVNSGLGVGVLPLEIARRYSVMFDFRIIPLSEAWARRKIQICVRAFDALPTAAKLFVHHLAFQDGAGSQPSSLNQP
- a CDS encoding SLC13 family permease; amino-acid sequence: MDHGLLPAAILVAVTIALWATARLPEYLVALLFFAAAAILHVAPVDVVFSGFASAAFWLVLSGFVLGLAIRKVGLADRMAGALAAQLNGSWPRMVGGVILLTYGLAFVMPSNMGRIALLMPIVMALADRAGLAEGSRGRYGLALAVGMGTYQLSASILPANVPNLVMAGAAEQAYGLHFAYLSYLWLHAPVMGILKGLALLGCICLMFPARPQPVAAGAARAPLSRGEKRLSALLAITLALWMTDAWHGISPAWVGLAAACVCLLPRVGFLNGDEFAAGVNIRTCIYVAAILGLAAVVTASGLGHAIGRWLLALLPLDPAQPLRTFYALVGLTGVLNFVVTANGVPALFTPLAQALADGSGLPLLTVLMIQVIGYATPVLPYQAAPFVVAMGMGKVPPRAGLALCLAVALITVVVLVPLDYGWFKLLGWLPAPS
- a CDS encoding MacB family efflux pump subunit, whose protein sequence is MVAAGAERTPALIELRDIRKSYGGADGSPATEVLRGVSLSIAEGEFVAIMGASGSGKSTLMNILGCLDRPTAGEYRYAGQDIATFSADELAWLRREAFGFVFQGYHLIRTLDALRNVEVPAVYAGGSAREREARARALLARLGLEERMEHLPNQLSGGQQQRASIARALMNGGHIILADEPTGALDSKSGAEVMALLRELADAGHTIILITHDRDVAGQARRIIEVRDGRVIADSGGAAATPPATPAATRDFAARMAEGVSHTASAWADMREALVSARRALAVNRFRTLLTLLGIIIGVASVIVMLAIGAGTQAKVLEKMAIYGTKRMYVIPGSDNPRAPGGTLSEADVAIVRRVPNVADAIPFLKGQVTLRAGNVDTSVSVWSVTSHAPAILNWEPSRGLFFTEADDRQLATVIVLGKKVRQRLYGERDPIGQYVLVNNVPFQVIGEMKEKGAITGDSDDDDVVLIPFSTGSRRVLGITNLSWISVLLDDVSKSAATEKLITEALTEAHHMQDFKIFNAAAAVQAQQETQQTLTMMLGLIAAISLLVGGIGVMNIMLMTVRERTREIGIRMATGARQRDIQRQFLSEAVVVSLVGGAAGVVIGLGIGIALIAAGAPVIFSVRAILGAFACALATGLIFGFMPARQAARLDPVVALASE
- a CDS encoding efflux RND transporter periplasmic adaptor subunit, which codes for MPKSSKRPLSRIVIPVVIVLLALCAWALLRTREVVDTVAIARGDIEVNVTALGTLQPRSYVDVGAQASGEIRRIAVQPGDKVNKGDLLVEIDPSVQQAKVDADVAALDGLRAQRAEQEAQSALARQQYERQKRMAREGSTREEDVQTAYADLRVAEARVANLKAQIAGASSTLKGDQAQLGYTRIYAPMPGTIVTLDAREGQTLNATYQTPKILRIADLSSMTVWTDVSEADVRRVKPGMAVYFKTLGEDRRWTGRVRQILPAPPNPPESDTSGSSQKTAAASGAGKVVLYTVLFDVDNADGALMPQMSAQVFFVESAAKDVVLAPLPSLHPVADKPGVYTAQVQEADGHIAAREVRTGVRDRLQAEVLSGLQAGDRIITAIHRVRAADGKVQW